The following nucleotide sequence is from Vanrija pseudolonga chromosome 4, complete sequence.
ACCGAGACGGGCTGGGGAGAGTTCACGGTCCCCATCAAGATCACCTTTGTGCCCGAAGCCGGAGAGAAGGCCATGACGCTCAACCACGCCATCAAGCTGCACCACTGGGGCGAGCCGATCGAggcgcccttgcccttgcccgtGCCCCCAGCGACTGGAGAGAcacccgccgcgacgccaaaGGCCGAAAAGGTGGAGACGGAGGCCGCGACTGTCCCCAAGACCGAGGCGGCCCAGACCCCAGCAGCAgagtcgacgccggcggcagctgcgTCGGTGCCAGCCGAGGGGTCAGCCCCGACGTCTGAGGCGCCGACAGGTGTGGCAACCGACGCAGCCACACCAGCCGATGCGTCCGTATCTGCCACTCCTgtggccggcgaggtcgagtttGCCCCGCTCCCCATCCTGCCGACCATCGCGTCGTCATACCCCGTCCACGCGTGGCAgtacgacgagcttgtcTTCTCCGACCCCCAGACCAACTTCCTCAACCTCTTGAACGAAAACCCGCCTACACCGCTGCCTGCGCGGAATAGGCGGCCGCGTGaccagcgcgaggagcacgagctcaaggctggcaacaagaagaaggcgcgcgCGTCTGCGTCGGCCCGCCCGAGTATCAGCCGAGCTGGGACAGAGTCGCGTGGAGGGACCCCGCTGGCCGGTACGCCTGGTGCTCAGCCCGTCGGCGTTCCTGGCGAGCTCGGAAGCGCCGACGTTCCGCTCGAGTTTACGCAGGAGATGGAGAAGAGCGAGCACAACCGCCTGACCGAGATGAGAATAAAGATTGTCGAGCAGATGGACCGCTGGAGGTGAGTCTAGGCGTACCCGTGGCCGACCGAGCTCAGCTGACACTTGCGCAGAGAAAAGCTCATCGCCAATGAGAAGGAGCttggcaagctcaaggaggagctgaGGGCATAGGCGTGGCGTGGTGTAGACGGGGGCATGTTATAGGGCCGGTCATGGCTTAGACGCGGCCATTGCATTCATGCAGTTGTAGATGGGCTCTGAATGGCCTGCGCTTGGCCGTGGCCCGGCAGGCACATTCGGCCAGCGGTGAGGAGAATTTTGTGTGCCCTGGTGGGACCTGTGGTCGGAGGATTGTGTGGTAGAGAGTACGTTATGTACGGTGGCATGTGGTAACAGTGGTATTACGACGCGCAGATGCGCGGGtgcgcgggggtggcggaTCGGTGGGCAGCTTTACAAGCTTCCTTCCAAGGGCGGCAGGGTTGACGTGCAGCAATTCAAGTGGGCTGAGTCGTGTCTGCGCGACGAGTGGAAAGTGGCATCGAGGCGAACTGGCGAAGAGGTGCAtgtgtggtgtggcgtggcgcgtggcggtTTGACTGTTTCCACcagaggagcgcggcgagcgcggcccgcgccgcccagcatTCGAGAGGCACAATAGTATGTATGGGCTTGTTGTGACTGTCCCGAAACCtacacccacccgcccgcccccctGCCCacgccggctgctgcggaTGCACTCACTCGCTTGCCACCTGATGTATATATGCACCCGATTTAATCCCACGGCCGTATCACTGACGTCAGGCCGATCAGTCGCTTGACAACATAAATACCAATCCCCCCGTCGTCCGCAAccgacccccccccccccccaacgCACAATGCCCAACCCGAACTGGACCGACGCCCAGAACGCAGAGTTCGCGGCCATCATGGCCTCCTTCAAAGTGACGcaccgcggcgagctcgacgaagcggggtacgacgcgctcgctagCCACGACCGCGCGCTGCGGCTCAACATGTCCGACGACCCGCCGTGTGTCGTGGACATGCACACGCGCGAGTGGTGGACCATGGCCCCCGCtttcgtcgccgccgtcactgCTGAtcgcgcggccgaggaggccaaccCCCAGTGCGAGCCTGGCGACGGGCCGGCGCTGGAGGATATGGGCTTCGAGGAGTCCAAGGCGCTGTTCTtcaagctgctcggcgagcggcacccCTCGcgcggcccgccgccggtgccgtcggggtcggggttggggtcggcgtcgtgagATGTATCCGAGTCGGCTGGGGCTTTGCCCAGCCGTCACAAGTGTTTCATTTCGTTGTTACGTCGCGGGGCTATGTACTACTTAGTCTGGTCCACAGTGGCGCCAACCACCTCATTCTACCTCTGCACTCACTCCGGGCTGCAGACGCTGGTAAAGTCCTAAACAGCGCAAGATGTACACAGCCATCAGCAGTGGCCCACACTGACACACCGCTCGCGGATACATCGAAATCGGCCAGGCTGGAAGAAACAAACGGGGTGGTGTTCACCGCCACttgccgatgacgaggacaTGTGGTGAACCCGCCTCACGGTTTTCTTTTCCAATGCCTTGTTCCAAGCTCCTTCTACACCACGGGCCAGTGTTCCAACGCCAGCTCGGGACCATTGCATATCGCGTTGGTATCCGGACATGAAGAAAACAAACTCAAGTGTCGtatcgtcctcgtcgctgccaccGTCTCTCTGCGATCCGCAGCACCTCCTCCCGTAACAGACACCGACGTTACCAAGCCGGTGCGAATAGCTCCAGCTTCAGCTCCAGCTGTGCAGCATGTCGAGCGAGCACAGTGGGGCAATCCGGCGGCGTCTACACGCCCAAAGTGGCTGCTGCGAGCCGCACGATGCCACTGCCCCGCCTCATAGCCGGCCCAGGCCATCAGGCACGGCTTCGGGAACGCGACAATTGCATCTTTTTCATCGCTTGcacctcgaggtcgtgcacGACCACTCGTGACTTGGGGCACCGTAGCAGACACCAGGCGCTCCGCTCCGCTGCAGAGCACGTTCGGTCGCCCTGCCGTAAGGGCGTTTCTTGGAGATGCTTCCGGGGCAAGAACGGGATAGCGGAGTAGCATGTTTGTTGCAGTATATCTGGCAGTGGCGAGGGGCTATGTCTGCATCGTGCAGACGAAGACAGGAGGCCAGCCGGTGCGGCCGAACgggcgccggcctcgttgGAAAACAAGTCGGCTTGATGTATCGTGCCCGCCGCAAAGATGGCCTTCACCACCTTCCCCGCCACAGACGGCGGCAATCCGACGCCCGAATCACGCTTGTCCGCCACACCTTCTGCCCACTGCTGATACCCGAACACGTTGGTAGCACCGAGACATACACAACGAGATAGCCTGGGAGTTTTGATAAACACAGCGCACCAGCCGCACCAGGCGTGGGTTTGACGGCAACGCAGGGATTGAACGTGCCGCGAGGTTGTCGTAACAGCTTCCAGACCAACTCGAtcggcaacagcagcagcatcggacgccgccgctgaaACGTTTGTTCGTCGTTTCGTCCCCGTTACCGtctccgtcgtcgccgtggctgtccgtggccgccgtcgcaacacccgcccgcccggccGCCCACGTTCATCGGCGTATCGACGTATGCATCGCCGTGAGCAGTTAGCCGTTGCTCTCAGCCAGTGTCACTGCATTCCTCCCCGCGGCTGCCCCGCGGCCGCAGAGTCaatgacgtcgaggacgacggcagcAAGACTGATAGTGAGCTATATCAGGCGTTAGTGGTTCCGCCACGTGGCTGCCGACCTCTTCTTTTCTTTCGCCTCTACCCCCTCAGATCTGGCAACCGGGGTATTGCCGTCACGCGCGTGGGTGGGCGCCCGGCGCTGCTGGAACGGAACGGAAGGGCAAAGCCCCTCCCGAGATGACGTCTAAACGCGTCGGCGCACCGTtcgcgtgcgccgcggcgggttCGATCATAATGCGTCTGCGTCCTTTTCGTTCCAGCGACTGTTGCAAAGGCATGCTGTCTTGCGCTggatcgcgcgcgcgcgctagCACGCACACCTTGCACGCACTTCGCTGGATTAGTCGATCAGGGTTGGGCCTCTCCACAAGTACGTTACGCCAGTGGCCCCGAGCCGATGGCCTAGTTGAGGTTGTTCCGGTGCGGGGTTGTGAGTTATGTCAGAAAGGCCTGCACACAACGTGTTGGTCGTCGAGAGTCAAGAGTCTCGGTCGGTCGCTGTCGTGATCGGAATGCTTGATGGCTACAGCAAGCCGAGACGAAACACGGCCCAGGTGtttgttgtcgtcggcccCTTGGGGCATGTACGACGTGCACGCGTCGGTAGGTCGCTTGCGGGGTGTATGCATGGGCTGCTCGCGAGGGGAAAATGTCAGACGCCCTCCAGGCAGCCCGCGGACATGGGAGTTGTAGGGGTTTGGGGTTGTGCAGCCGCGCGGCAGTGACGAAGGGGGCGTGGTTTCAGGGTGTTTAGACGTGCCactggtggtgggtggtgatgCAGTGACGACAATGGCACACATCGTAGTGCTCGACCTTGCTCGACCATCACCCCCCCTCTGCCACCCGCTCCCCGCCCCCCAATTTGGCGGGGCGCCAGCTACCTCCGAGGCTTTTTCactccgccgcggcgggcgtcaaGACTCAATACGggcatggcatggcatggcatggcatgttggcgcgccgcgtcgtcgtcgtgtcgccgCCTTTGCCGCCATACGCCGCCCCGAGGTGCCGAGGATTATGGAGCGACGAAACGAGCTAGAGGGCGTcatgccgcgcgccgccttggccgccgcagccgccgccgccgccgccgccgtcgcgagcaAGCAAACGAACAAGcaaggccagcagcagctcgcgtGATACATTTAGGACTGACAGGAAACAGCTGTTGGGCTCGATTTGGCGTGTTGGCGCGTTGGCGTGCATGGCGCCGTGCTAGCAGCTAGGGGCAACAAGGGAAGGTGCAGCAAGGGGTCAGCGGCggtgacgccgcgcgccgcgcgccgcgcctcgtcggcattTGTGCCGGGCTGATAATGCATAAATCGAGGGGTCGAGTTCCGTGTCTGTCTGTCTGGTCCAGGCGTGCGTCGAGACAAGACAGACGAAACACTTGAGCCCAGGAAGGAAATTTCCATGCAGCCCCTCGTCTTGTCCAGCATGGTCGCATCTAGGACAAGTACCCCAGAACCAGAAACATGGCTGCATGCGTGGGcgggggggcggcggcagtgcgtgcgtgtgttgGGCAGGTGTGCGCAGTGCAGTGTGTGCATGTTGGGcagcagtgacgacgacgcgcggggCTGCAGCCAAAAGCAGGGTTGCAACGCGTGGTGCGCTCCATCACGACattttgtgtgtgtgtgcactTTGAACACGACGCGACTTGTCCCATGACTGACTCAGAGTTCCATTTGATTGTGCCGGCGGTTGCGCTgtgcccagccagccagagtgacgagcgcgcgtcgtgACTGTACGTGAATAACATCACAATGTGTGGGAACAATGTGCCATACTGTGCATCCTCTATGGCTTCATTTGACGGGGGCTTCAACTCCCCTTGATCACAAtggcgtcgcgctggcctggctgggcaTCAACCATACACTCCTCTAGTTTAGGTCTTTTGGCGTTGTGTTGCCTCTCTGGCCCGAGGCtgcaccccccccccccaccctccTTTGCCCGGCGTTGCTCTGACCGAATGCCTTGTTTAGGGGGCGGTAAATGCCGTACCAGGCATCATCCCTGAGTCACCATTCCTCTCCTCTGATGCCTTGCTTCACCGAACCTCTTTTTATGTACATTTTTTTTTTCCGACAAGCCTCCTTGCCTGCAGAGCTGTCATGCTTGGTTGCAAGGAAGAGGCCCTGTATTTGGGTTCCTGTCATGCTGCCCCCCCCTCACATGTCGCGCCTGGCGTCTGTCGCGTATGCGGCCCGTGACTGCCGCTCAACCGAGCCATGGCGCCTGGCGGTTGGCATGGTTTGGACGCCCAGTTGCTTGCTCGCCTTGTTGTGCCTCTGCTGTTGCGCCGTGAAGCCACTTTCCCCGTCGGTCCCCTCTTGCCTCCCGCCCGCTCATCCCAGCGGGCGCGGTCACTTGCaccccgccagcccagcagcGATCCAGCGAGCTGATACACACACACTGGCACTACACTACGCCAATCCAGCCAACCCAGcgagcccagcccagccagccagacgaCACACCAGACGACCCATACCACacccaacacacacacacacacaactcTGGCACACAACTCTGTCCTCCTCTACCCTCCCCCCCACCTTCATCGCCCATCGTTGGCTAAACCCCCTCTCTCGTTCCCGTTTCGCCATCTCACCCcccctcgccatcatcgacctcctcctcctcattgCATTGACTGTATCTCACTTTGTGTTCCACCCCTTTCTTTCACGACCCAAACAAAACTCGACACTACCTACACAACCACCCTACCCCTCTCGCCCAAACCTTTTCGTCGACAACGCCCTGGCTAGAGGCCGAGCGTCTTGATTGTttcccctcgtcgtcgtctccgcgTCTCCTACCGACAAGAATCACTTGAAACACGGACAACGTGCCTGCGCTCGAGCTACCCACAACCCACCGTCCTTTCCTCAAGCCTCCCCTGCatctcctccctccctcacgctcacgccgccTCTTTCTTGATCCCTCGATCCACCacccccccttccctcctcgtcgtaccCCAAGTCCCATCGCGCCCAAGGCCAGAGGCCAACACCCAGCGACACACATCTCGACCAgcaaccacctcgccctcgtcaacccgacacgccgcgccgccgttgccgagaCCCAACTCTGTCCAAACTCGTCTTTGGCAGGACCATAATCCCAAACTACGCGCACGCACCAGTTGCTTTCTCTTCATCATCGACGGTTGCGCTCATTGCCGAGcttgaccagctcgccgagctcgaacAACGCGTGCGCCCGGCCCCTCGTCCATCCACCACGCGATCCAGTCGTAAAAGCGTCTCGTCGCGATCCACCCTTTGCATCGTCAAGGGTTCGTGGTGTCACATCAAAGTCTCACACGTCGCTCAacccgtcgccctcgccgcctaCCGTGACGCTTGGACGCTCACGACGACGCTCGGACTGGCTGCCGTCGACTTGACCCTACCCTCCCCCACATTTGCCATTGCCAGACAATCGCTCGCAGTGACCTGGTAAGTGTCGCTTGCCCAGACAAGCCCACCCGACCTTGACCCGCACTCCCCTCATCGCCATTGCTTGCTCAGCCGGCTTCCTTTGTTTGCTCCTCTTTAGcatctcgcgcgcgcgcactgcTCTTCTCGCTTGGTGCCAGAGCTGACGTCTCTTCCTCTCTCGCCGTGCGTCCGTGCGTCTCTTGTCCCTTCCATCTTCCATGGTTGCTTGGTGATGGCACCATTTGGTCTCCACGTTGTATCCACCCCGCCTCAACGACGACCATCGCAACCCACTACAGCGCGTCGATTTCGTGGCCTGTCAAGTAACAAGCATCTTCTCCATCGCATTCGCGTCTACGAGTGAGTCATTGTTTTGGTGCATTGTCCACTGTCGTCGAATTGGCGCGCTGACGAGGTATTCTTCCCGCCACTTGCCACTGTTGTGTACGCCGCACTTGCCTGTTACGCCATCTTGGCCGGTCCTGCCTCGTTGCCTCGTGAACACGGACCTGCCCTCCCCGCGCTTTGTTCTCtgtctcgctcgctcgatCCGACATTCGTCCCACCCCCgtcctccatctcgacgcTTGCATTCAACAACCCCCAACACACATacacactcacacacactcgCCACCCAACCCCAATCACACAGACTCTTTCGACTCGCGTCGGTCGGTAGCTCTTAAAGAGCACCCTTtccacccccctccctcaCACAGCCACCCGCCGGCCGTCCTGACGACCGATCATCGCCACCTCCCCGCCCTTCCCAGCAATGTCCATATCACGAAAGCGTGTCGGCTCTGTCAGTCAGCGTAACGACTCGCCTCTCCCACCACTGGACATTCAATCCATCCAGATGCCGCCAAATCCGTAAGTATACAGGCTCCCTTTGGCATTCTCTGGCCACCACTGACACGAGGCGACAGCCAAAATGCCCTGGCCCTCAAGACGGcagccttgtcgtcgacaaaGACCTTGTTCCAGATGGCCTCGGGCCTGAGGAAGAGGTTGCGGAGTGTCGAGGACTTTGCTCCGTTTCTGGGTAAGTGTAGTCACGCATCCAGTGCGAGCGATTGTCGCGTGGTACTGATGCGTCATGTGCAGAGCAACCAAGCAGTGCGaaccagctcgacgtcgtggccCACATGTGCCATGTGTTCCGACTGGGATCCTCGCTTTGCCACCTCTACAACCAGTTGATCCCCTCCTTTGTCAACCCATCGTCTCCCCTGTACGCTGGAGACCTCCCAGAACCACACCCGATCAACTATGACCCTCCTAACTTCAAGGACTCGCCCGAAGGTGTCCGCAACTGGGCCAAGCGTCCTGAAAACGCCAAGGTCTGCCAAAAGTACATTGCCTTGTTCTGCATGGCAATgaagcagcggcgcgaggaaggcagATGGCACGGAGAATCATGGGCCATCCACGAGCTACTGGGCAAAAGCACtggcgacgagagcgaccTCGAATCCTACGACTCGACCGGCTTGACAAAGGTCTTCCAGACAGTCGAGGCGATGCTCGACAACCTGCCAGAGTCGGCCATCTTCCCATCTTCTCCCACACCGACTACCCCGTTTGGAACGAGTTCATCCCAAACATTCTCAGCCCTCGCACCGCTCTCCACCAACACGCGCTCAAACTCGCGCCAGTCGTATGAGTTGCCCTATTCGTCTGCGGGCACACCAACCGGTTCTTCTGTCAACGGAATCGCCGCGGCAGTCAACGGCGGCATCCTCACAGATTCCGAAGCTGGTCCTGGTCCTTCGaccgtcgagcagcagcgatcATCCGGTTCGGGTGCTATTGGTGCCATTGGAAATGCCTTCAAgacggtcgaggagctcgtcaaCAGTGAGCGCTCATACGTCCAGGAGCTCGAGATTCTCGAGCGGTGCTCGGTCGAGatcctcaaggccgagctcgtctcCGCCGAGACGGTTTATTCGATCTTCTCCAACCTCCGCCAGATTCTCGACTTCCAACGCAAGTTCTTGATCAAGCTCGAGACCGAGTACGAGCCGATCGAGGAGCGTGGATGCGTCGCATGGAACGAAGGGCGTTTCGGACGGCCATTCGTCGAGATGGAGAAGGAGTTTGAGTGCTACGGCCCCTACTGTGCCAACTACCTGGACGCCATGAAGACGGTCAACGACTTCAGGGTCAACTTGATGGTAAGTGGTGTAGCCCCCACTGCCGTGATCGCGCAGCTAACATTGCCAAGCTTGGACAGGACCTGCCGGAGGGACAAAAGCCATGCCTGCATCCCGAGCGCGAACTCCAGGCGTTCATGATCAAGCCCATTCAGCGTATCACAAAGTATGGGCTGCTTCTGGACGCTATTCTCCACGCCACAGCCAAGCAAGAGTATGCTTACCGCGAGGAGCTCCAGGCCGGTCTTGCAGCAGTACGGCGCATTGCCGCCGATATCAACGAGACGACGGCGTTCAAGGAGAAGCAGGCAACTGTccgcgagcttgtcgagcgcgttgATGACTGGAAGGGACACGACTACGAGCGCTTCGGAGACttgcacctcgacgaccagTTCACCGTGTCCAAGGCCGACTCGCCCAGAGATTACCACGTCTTCCTCTTCGACAAGATGATGCTCTGCTGCAAGGAGATTCAGCAGGACAGAAAGAAGGGTGCCAAGAACAACAGCATGCTCAACCGCAAGGACAAGACAACGAGCAAGAGCGCTCTCCCACCAAAGTCTCGTCTGGCATTAAAAGGGCGAATCTTCGTCTCCAACATCACGGCTgctcacctcctcccaccaACAGAGCAGTATGGTGCCCCTCGGGTTCACATCGTCTGGTCGGTCCCGGCCAAGTCGGGCGATGCGGAGCAGGATGTCGAGGACTCGTTCATCATGTCTGGGCGCTCTGAAGACACGATGAAGAGATGGGCCGACAAGGTGATGGAACTGGCCGCCATTGCCCGCAAGCAGCAAGAGGACCGCACTGCCAGCACCCGGTTCAGCAGCAACACTCGTGCATCTGACCCTCGTGCCCCGTACTGGGCTCAATCGCAGTTTGCTCCTCCCACGCCTGCCACCGAGCATGGCACGTTCAACTTCCCTCCCGTCCCCGGCACTCCCAGACAAAGCGAGAACGGCTACTACTtggatggcgacgacgacgagcctgTCAACGGTCTTGCCATCTATGGCGTTCCTGGCGTGCCCTTCCCAGTCAATGCGCGTCGTGCCCAGAGCCAGCAGTCCTTGCCAGCTGTtcagcaggccgagctgcgcgctcGTGCAATGACCGAGGACCAGAACGGGCCGAGCATGACTcagtggcggcagcaggcCGTCCCGCCTTTGCCATCGCACCCTCGCTTGGCGTCCAACGATTCCAACGGGTCTGCTGTCACCCCAGAGGGGTGGCGCGCAGGATCcaacggccgccgccagcacaGCCAGTCGCAGTCGCGCCTgcctggccgcctcgaggaggaggaagctgAGTTTGCCAGCGCCCCTCCAGGCGCCTTCGCTCGTTACGAGCAGGCCACGCCCAGAGGCATGGCCAGAGCCCCCTCAAACGGTTCAGCTGCCCCTCAAGGCCAGCCACAAGGGTCGGtccgcagccgcagcgcctcgtcgcccaaTGTCTACCAGCCGGTGAACCAGGCTCCTCTACCTCCACTCCCCAACGGTTCGAGCCCCACTTGGCAAAACCAGAACACGCCATACGTGTCTTCCTctgccacctcgtcgtctaCTGGTCTTGGATCTACCCCTGGCGGCACGGCCTACTTTAACCGTCGCATGAGCACTGGCAAGCGCTCGAGCGCAGAGTCGCAGACCACCGAAACGTCGGAGACTTCAAGCCAGAGCCCTCGCACGCCGTACACCAACGCCACTCCCGGCGACTTGCGTGGCGCCACGCCCGTGTCTCGCCAAAACAGTCAGGAAGCTGGGCCTGCTCAGAACGTGCTCGTTAAAGTGCGCTCTGGCGAGTCCAACTTTGTCATTGGCATCCCGACCGATATTACGTTCCAGACGCTCTACGAGAAGGTTGTCAAGAAGCTTCGCCTCTGTTCTGCGCAccacgccagcgccggcctcgaccttgtgGTCAGAATCAAGTGGCTCGACTCTGATGGTGACGAGGTTGTCATCAAGACCGACTCGGACGTCCAGGTCATGCTCGTCGAGTCTGTCTCGGAGCAGATCCAGCTCATTGCCACTTGAACGCAGCGAGCTTCGGCCACTTCTTCATGTGAATAATACGCCGCCCAACATGCTTTATCACGCGCCCCATTGTGGTCCAAACGTgaccccaccaccgccagccgcgcaTCAACCCCTGCGGCTCCCACATTCGTTTCTTTATTgtcgtctctctctctctctgtgGCGCCGCGTAGTAATAGGATTGCTCTCGATTGTTGTTGGGTAAGGTTTCAGGAGCTTTAGTAGATGCGCGCattctctctctctctctcactctcgGTCCCTTGTTTCCAGACTTGTCGTCAAAGGAATGTAACGCTATTTGTTCTGGTGCGCAAGTGGGCAGCAAGCAAGCTGGAGACGGACGAcggccagacgacgaggaatGAACTCGTGGGAGCAGTGACAGGACGCGTCGTAAACACGCCCTTTCAGCCGGTCGGTCAGTCCGGTCAACCACGATAACCCGCCACTTTGAAAATACTCCCGTGCCGCCCTGCAATCTTGCCACCAAGATTGCAACCAAAGGAGCAAGTGCTCAAGCGTGCGACAAACTCGTTCTCGGCAACCACACCCAACCCACAAAGCACAGGACAGCACAGCAACAGCAATGGTTATGGCAACAATCCACCGCGCACCAGCACTAGCACGGTCGCTCGCGACAAcgtcgcgcctcgcggccgccgcagcgccagccAAGGCCGCGTACCgggtcgcgacgccgcgcgcgtccgcgtccgcgtcggcgcccgccgcgtccacctcgacggcggcagctccAGCCACGACCACGCGCACGACACGCGCAGCGACATCATCcacgggcacgacgacgcgcacgcgcaccacgACCAAGGCTGTGCCCAAGGCCACTGTCGCCGCTGCGAAGCCCGCGGTGGCGGCCATGCCTACGCCGATGGACTTTGGCGACGACTTTGCGTTTGACGCCGACATCCCAGACTACGCGCAGCTGAGCAagcctgccgctgcggctgcgccTGCGGCACAGCCccagccgacgccgtcgccaccgctgTCGGCGCTCCCGGACGCGTCGTACGTGCCCCTCCCGAGCGCGGGGTACGTCtctggcgcgctcggcgcgggcggggcgctgggcggcgcggccatcGCGGACGGGTACGGCGGCACGATGCCCGGCGAAGTGAGGATAGCGGACGACTGGACTACGAGCTTTCGCGGCCTGAGCGAGCGGCCGTTTGACAAGGACGTGGCGGACGCGCTGTTGAAGCCGCTTGACCcggacgacgtcgagatcaAGCCTGGTGCGTGTggcgtggtgtggtgtggtgtgagtggggcgaGTTTGCTGACACTCCACGCCCAGACGGCCTCCTCTACCTCCCCGAGATCAAGTACCGCCGGACGCTCAACGCCGCGTTCGGCcccggcggctggggcatggcgccgcgcggcgagaCGCACGTCGGGCAGCGTATCGTGTCGCGCGAGTGGGGTCTCGTGTGCCTTGGACGGTGGGTGGTGCCAAGCTGAACGAAAAGGGAGGAGCTGACACCCGCAGCCTCGTCGCTATCGCCCGTGGCGAGCAGGAGTACTTTGACCCCTCTGGCATCCCGACCGCGACCGAGGCGTGCAAGAGCAACGCGCTGATGCGATGCTGCAAGGACCTGGGCATTGCGTCGGAGCtgtggtgagtggcgcgACAGCGTCTATGGACAGCAGCTGAATCCCCCTCCCCAGGGACCCCCGCTTCATCCGCGAGTTCAAGGCAAAGTACTGCACCGACGCCAtggtcgagcacgtcgtccaGAAGAAGCGGCGCAAGCTGTGGCGCAAGAAGAATGCCAAGTTTGAGTACC
It contains:
- the scd1_0 gene encoding Rho guanine nucleotide exchange factor scd1; translated protein: MSISRKRVGSVSQRNDSPLPPLDIQSIQMPPNPQNALALKTAALSSTKTLFQMASGLRKRLRSVEDFAPFLEQPSSANQLDVVAHMCHVFRLGSSLCHLYNQLIPSFVNPSSPLYAGDLPEPHPINYDPPNFKDSPEGVRNWAKRPENAKVCQKYIALFCMAMKQRREEGRWHGESWAIHELLGKSTGDESDLESYDSTGLTKVFQTVEAMLDNLPESAIFPSSPTPTTPFGTSSSQTFSALAPLSTNTRSNSRQSYELPYSSAGTPTGSSVNGIAAAVNGGILTDSEAGPGPSTVEQQRSSGSGAIGAIGNAFKTVEELVNSERSYVQELEILERCSVEILKAELVSAETVYSIFSNLRQILDFQRKFLIKLETEYEPIEERGCVAWNEGRFGRPFVEMEKEFECYGPYCANYLDAMKTVNDFRVNLMLGQDLPEGQKPCLHPERELQAFMIKPIQRITKYGLLLDAILHATAKQEYAYREELQAGLAAVRRIAADINETTAFKEKQATVRELVERVDDWKGHDYERFGDLHLDDQFTVSKADSPRDYHVFLFDKMMLCCKEIQQDRKKGAKNNSMLNRKDKTTSKSALPPKSRLALKGRIFVSNITAAHLLPPTEQYGAPRVHIVWSVPAKSGDAEQDVEDSFIMSGRSEDTMKRWADKVMELAAIARKQQEDRTASTRFSSNTRASDPRAPYWAQSQFAPPTPATEHGTFNFPPVPGTPRQSENGYYLDGDDDEPVNGLAIYGVPGVPFPVNARRAQSQQSLPAVQQAELRARAMTEDQNGPSMTQWRQQAVPPLPSHPRLASNDSNGSAVTPEGWRAGSNGRRQHSQSQSRLPGRLEEEEAEFASAPPGAFARYEQATPRGMARAPSNGSAAPQGQPQGSVRSRSASSPNVYQPVNQAPLPPLPNGSSPTWQNQNTPYVSSSATSSSTGLGSTPGGTAYFNRRMSTGKRSSAESQTTETSETSSQSPRTPYTNATPGDLRGATPVSRQNSQEAGPAQNVLVKVRSGESNFVIGIPTDITFQTLYEKVVKKLRLCSAHHASAGLDLVVRIKWLDSDGDEVVIKTDSDVQVMLVESVSEQIQLIAT
- the YAF9 gene encoding Protein AF-9, with translation MSTNERIKGIQVHRPIIYGSHARLLTEEEKATAPPGHTHRWSIFLASAATPPPAPRASSSNDPPPIDMDYIAGGADDMSYLIKRVVFRLHETYPNPNRMCEKPPYRVTETGWGEFTVPIKITFVPEAGEKAMTLNHAIKLHHWGEPIEAPLPLPVPPATGETPAATPKAEKVETEAATVPKTEAAQTPAAESTPAAAASVPAEGSAPTSEAPTGVATDAATPADASVSATPVAGEVEFAPLPILPTIASSYPVHAWQYDELVFSDPQTNFLNLLNENPPTPLPARNRRPRDQREEHELKAGNKKKARASASARPSISRAGTESRGGTPLAGTPGAQPVGVPGELGSADVPLEFTQEMEKSEHNRLTEMRIKIVEQMDRWREKLIANEKELGKLKEELRA
- the MGM101 gene encoding Mitochondrial genome maintenance protein, yielding MVMATIHRAPALARSLATTSRLAAAAAPAKAAYRVATPRASASASAPAASTSTAAAPATTTRTTRAATSSTGTTTRTRTTTKAVPKATVAAAKPAVAAMPTPMDFGDDFAFDADIPDYAQLSKPAAAAAPAAQPQPTPSPPLSALPDASYVPLPSAGYVSGALGAGGALGGAAIADGYGGTMPGEVRIADDWTTSFRGLSERPFDKDVADALLKPLDPDDVEIKPDGLLYLPEIKYRRTLNAAFGPGGWGMAPRGETHVGQRIVSREWGLVCLGRLVAIARGEQEYFDPSGIPTATEACKSNALMRCCKDLGIASELWDPRFIREFKAKYCTDAMVEHVVQKKRRKLWRKKNAKFEYPYKEV